The following proteins are encoded in a genomic region of Arachis stenosperma cultivar V10309 chromosome 4, arast.V10309.gnm1.PFL2, whole genome shotgun sequence:
- the LOC130977110 gene encoding polygalacturonase QRT3: MMKFLISFLPFFFLVVEVVLQEATCFNQHKELSHNIRNKLKGRLAISLSHSPSQTAKARSRVVYPAEYGADTSGARDSSDAIIKALEDAFSLESEAELLPGVKDLGGVLVDLQGGNYTISKPIKFPSSAAGNLVVQGGTLRASDAFPTDRHLVELWASSSQKLSKTASFDDLYNKKLQQPKGIYYEDITFRDILFDSGYHGGGIFVVDSARIRINNCFFLHFTTEGILVQGGHETYISSCFLGQHSTVGGDSGERQFSGTAIELASNDNAITDIAIFSSAVGIVLRGQANIVTGVHCYNKATGFGGIGILVMLAGNSQTRIDNCYMDYTAIVMEDPVQVHVTNGFFLGDANIVLKSIKGQISGLKIVNNMFTGNPNAKVPIVALDGVFGNVDQVVIDLNSVDGMGLRSTVGKQSVAGNGTKWVADFSGVLVFPNRINHIQYSFYSQGGPNNNNNNKFVPHAVTNVTNNVVVVESDKPVNGVVSFLVEQ, encoded by the exons ATGATGAAATTTTTAATCTCATTCTTaccctttttcttcttggtgGTGGAGGTGGTACTACAAGAAGCCACTTGCTTCAATCAACACAAAGAACTTTCTCATAATATTAGAAACAAACTCAAGGGTAGATTGGCCATTTCCCTCTCTCATTCACCATCACAAACGGCAAAGGCAA GAAGCAGAGTGGTGTACCCGGCGGAGTACGGCGCAGACACGAGCGGAGCACGTGACAGCAGCGACGCAATTATAAAGGCATTGGAGGATGCATTCAGTTTGGAGAGTGAGGCGGAGCTGCTTCCGGGGGTTAAAGACCTTGGGGGTGTATTGGTGGACCTGCAAGGTGGGAACTACACAATTAGCAAGCCCATCAAATTCCCTTCTTCTGCTGCTGGCAATCTTGTG GTACAAGGAGGAACGTTGAGAGCTTCTGATGCATTTCCCACTGATCGCCATCTAGTTGAGTTATGGGCATCTAGTTCCCAAAAGCTCTCAAAAACAGCATCATTTGATGACTTGTACAACAAGAAACTTCAGCAACCTAAAGGGATTTACTACGAAGACATAACATTCCGGGACATTCTATTCGATTCGGGCTACCATGGAGGAGGAATTTTTGTAGTTGATTCCGCTAGGATCCGAATCAACAACTGTTTCTTCCTCCATTTCACTACAGAGGGAATCCTAGTCCAAGGTGGCCACGAAACTTACATATCTAGCTGCTTTCTTGGGCAACACTCAACCGTAGGCGGGGACTCCGGCGAGCGACAATTCTCGGGAACTGCGATTGAACTTGCTAGCAATGATAACGCAATCACCGATATTGCGATCTTCTCGTCCGCCGTAGGGATTGTCCTAAGGGGCCAAGCCAACATCGTTACCGGGGTCCATTGTTACAATAAGGCCACCGGTTTTGGTGGCATAGGAATCTTGGTAATGCTAGCCGGAAATTCACAAACAAGAATTGATAATTGTTACATGGATTACACAGCAATTGTGATGGAAGACCCTGTTCAAGTTCATGTCACTAATGGATTTTTCTTGGGGGATGCTAACATTGTTTTGAAATCAATTAAGGGACAAATATCAGGATTGAAGATAGTCAATAATATGTTCACTGGGAACCCTAACGCTAAAGTTCCAATTGTGGCATTAGATGGAGTGTTTGGTAACGTTGACCAGGTGGTCATTGATTTGAACAGTGTTGATGGAATGGGGTTGAGATCAACGGTTGGGAAGCAATCTGTGGCTGGGAATGGAACAAAATGGGTGGCTGATTTTTCAGGGGTTTTGGTGTTCCCTAATAGGATAAATCACATTCAATATTCATTTTATTCTCAGGGGGgacctaataataataacaataataagtTTGTACCACATGCAGTGACCAATGTTACAAATAATGTCGTGGTTGTGGAAAGTGATAAACCGGTTAATGGGGTTGTTTCATTCTTAGTTGAGCAATGA